The following proteins come from a genomic window of Ammospiza nelsoni isolate bAmmNel1 chromosome 6, bAmmNel1.pri, whole genome shotgun sequence:
- the SOCS4 gene encoding suppressor of cytokine signaling 4, translating to MAENKDSSAKNADVRPKSSRSRSADRKDGYVWSGKKLSWSKKSEHCPDPETANAAGRSGTNLRSQERKYSCSSIELDLDRSCGHRFLGRSLKQKLQDAVGQCFPIKNCSSRHASGLPSKRKIHISELMLDKCPFPPRSELAFRWHLIKRHTAPISPKAEEWIIADLSQHEEREDQLRDEDIANGGMDSPSQSCDFTDSSSSRGDPRPELVTGKVARSSRDESDMDSDDEVITLCTSSRKRNKPKWETDDELLRMETPPKYHTQIDYVHCLVPDLLQINNNPCYWGVMDKYAAEALLEGKPEGTFLLRDSAQEDYLFSVSFRRYSRSLHARIEQWNHNFSFDAHDPCVFHSPDITGLLEHYKDPSSCMFFEPLLSTPLNRTFPFSLQHICRTVICNCTTYDGIDALPIPPSVKLYLKEYHYKSKVRVLRIDVPEQQS from the coding sequence ATGGCAGAGAACAAGGACAGCAGCGCGAAAAACGCAGATGTGAGGCCCAAAAGCAGCCGGAGCAGGAGTGCAGACAGAAAGGATGGATATGTCTGGAGTGGGAAAAAGCTCTCCTGGTCCAAGAAAAGTGAGCATTGCCCTGATCCTGAAACAGCAAATGCTGCAGGAAGGTCGGGGACTAATTTAAGGAGCCAAGAGAGGAAATACAGCTGCTCGTCCATCGAGCTGGATCTAGACAGGTCCTGTGGGCACAGGTTTTTGGGGCGCTCTCTCAAGCAGAAGCTGCAGGATGCTGTGGGTCAGTGCTTTCCCATAAAGAACTGCAGCAGCCGGCATGCCTCAGGACTGCCCTCCAAAAGGAAGATCCATATCAGTGAGCTGATGCTGGATAAGTGTCCTTTCCCTCCTCGCTCAGAGCTGGCTTTCCGCTGGCACTTGATCAAAAGGCACACGGCCCCTATAAGTCCAAAGGCAGAAGAATGGATAATTGCTGATTTATCCCAGCACGAGGAAAGGGAGGACCAGCTGCGAGACGAGGACATTGCCAATGGGGGGATGGACTCTCCCTCCCAGTCCTGTGACTTCactgacagcagctcctctcGGGGGGACCCGAGGCCCGAGCTGGTGACAGGTAAAGtggcaaggagcagcagagatgagaGTGACATGGACTCCGATGATGAAGTCATAACCCTGTGCACAAGCTCTCGGAAACGAAACAAGCCCAAGTGGGAAACGGATGACGAGCTGCTGCGGATGGAAACGCCCCCGAAATACCACACCCAGATTGATTATGTCCACTGCCTAGTGCCAGACCTCCTCCAGATCAATAACAACCCCTGCTACTGGGGAGTCATGGATAAATACGCCGCCGAGGCGCTGCTGGAAGGGAAGCCAGAGGGAACGTTCCTGTTGCGAGACTCTGCCCAGGAGGACTATTTGTTCTCCGTCAGCTTCCGCCGCTACAGCCGCTCCCTCCACGCCCGGATAGAGCAGTGGAATCACAACTTCAGCTTTGATGCCCACGATCCCTGTGTCTTCCATTCTCCTGACATCACAGGGCTCCTAGAACACTACAAAGATCCAAGCTCCTGTATGTTCTTTGAACCACTTTTATCCACTCCCCTGAACAGGACCTTTCCCTTCTCGCTCCAGCATATATGTAGAACGGTCATTTGCAACTGTACAACTTATGATGGTATCGATGCACTTCCCATTCCTCCCTCGGTGAAGCTGTATCTCAAGGAATATCATTATAAGTCAAAAGTTAGAGTGCTCAGGATTGATGTACCAGAGCAGCAAagctag